The genomic region CCGTGATTTCGGAATTCCTCTTTATTCTTTTTTTGCGTTAACCAACACCGTCGGACCTTCCGGTAGCGAAGAATGGAGATTCAACTACAAACGCGAATCGGTCCGGCTCCAGGAATTTCTTTTATCGTTTCTTCTTTGAATATTTTTTTCCGGGATAAAAAAGACCGTAGATTTCTTCGAGATGATTCTCCGCCTCTTCTTCCCCCTTGCGTATGATTTCTCGGAACTTATTGAAATCGAAAAAGGAGAATTCTTCTATATGAAGATTGATGAACAAATCCATCTTATCCTTTCTGAGTTTCGTGATTTCCCTTCCTTCGAGTGTGATCGCTCTTCCCATAATTTTGAGAATGGGCGGATACTTTAAGTCCTCCCATAAATTTTTGAAGAAGGATTTTCCCGTGATCTTTCGATCCTCCAAAAGTCGAACGATCGCTTCGTCTCTCAAAGGAGAAACGTTCGCGGAAAGAATGATGTCCGCTCCTCGTTGTCGGATTAAATTTTCGGGAACGTTGTTGATGACTCCTCCGTCCACGAGTAGATGATCTCCGTGAAATACGGGTGGAAACATCCCGGGCAAACTCATCGCCGCCGCAAGCGCTTCCCAGACCGGACCTCGGTCCATAACGTATTCTTCCCCGCTGTGAAGATCCACCGCGGAAGTCACAAAAGGAATTTTTAAATCCTCGATCAATGCGGAACCGAACGCGTCCTTCAACATTCGATTCATTTTTTTTCCTTTAAAAAAGGAAACGAGAGGAACGGTCGGATCGAAAGGTTTATCCAATCCTCCGAAAAATTTGTAGATCATTTTTTGAATCGTGTCCGTGTTTTCCCCGCGCGCATACAAGGCCGCGATCACCGCGCCGAAAGAAGCGCCGGAAACCAGATCCACTTTTATATTCTCTCTTTCTAATACTCGAAGAAGGCCCACATGAGCCAAGGCTCTCGCTCCCCCTCCGCCTAACGCAAGTCCTCTGGTTCTGGACACGAGATAACGGGAGAACGTTTCTTCCTTATGGAAAATTTTCTGATGTTTTACGCTGTCTTCGGGGCGGATGGAATTGACCGAGTCCACGTAACGGATCGTTCTTCCCGCGAAGTTACGGATTCTCGAACGGAAATAGGTTATGATTTCGGTTTTTTTCTTTTGATTTCGTTCCGGGTTGTCCTCCCAGAAAACGATCTGATCCGCTTGTAAAAGAAGTTTATCGAGTTCGGGTTTTAAACCCGCATGTTGAAAATACAAATGAATGACCGGAAACTGATTTCGTAACAACGAAAGTTTTCGAATCGCATCCTGAATGCTCACCTTCTCGAAGGATTCCATAGGAACCAAGGTCATCTTTCCTTCGTGAGAATATCCGCCGATCTTCACAATGGCGTCTAACTTCTCCTTATAACCCTGCACCTCCTCCAAAGGAACGTGACAGATCATCCTTCTCGGTAGAGAACTCAGCTTGTTTTCGGGTTCCAGATGTTCCCGAAATCGGTTGCTCATCAATCGAATCAAATTGCCCGAAAGGGTCGGTTCTTTTTCGGCGAGTTTCAAAAAGAAATGCCCGTCGAGGACGTATAACAAAGTGTCCATCACGGCGATCGCCGAACCGCCGTGTTGCGTTCGGGTCATCAAGCTGTTCTCCGCGAAAAATTCTCCCTCTCCCAGATACTTGACCGCTTTTCCGGATTCTCCGAAGGTAAGCATCACCTCACCGTGTCGAACTATAAATAGCTTATCCGAAATATCCCCTCGAAAGTAGATTACGTCGTGATTGTAAACGTTCCTTTCCTCTATGTTTTGATAGATGCGAGTCAGAACGGCCGGAGATAATTTTTGAAACAAGGATATCCCGGAAAGAAATTTCAGAATTTCAGGATGAATTTTTCGTGCCATAAAACGCAGGTGACTCTATTTTAATACGACGAGAAAGTAAAGGATTTCTCAAAACCCCATCCTTTGAATCGCGGATTCGCGAATGCTTTTCTCTTGATTTTCTGGCTTACCGCGCAAAGTTATACACAATGACCTTGAAAGCGAACTCCGTCGTATCCGTTTTTCGACAATCCGTGGTTGACTGGCATAAAAAGGAAGCGGCTTCCCCGAACCCGTTTCCGTCCGATAGCATCGAATCGATCCTTTATAGTAAAAATCAAATCGATACCATCCAATGGCACGTAGAAGACGAAATTCGCAGACCGGATCTTCCGGATAAGGAATTGGTCGGTTTTAAAAGACAAATCGACAAACTCAATCAGGAACGCACCGATCTCGTGGAAATCCTGGACGATCGCATTTCCTCCGAGTTTCAAAACGTTTCCAAAAAACCGGGCGCGAGAATGAACTCGGAAACCCCGGCTTGGCTCATCGACCGGATGAGTATTCTCGAACTCAAAATCTATCACATGGAAGAACAAACCCTGAGAAAGGACGTGGATGAGAATCATATCCAAACCTGCAAACGCAAGTTGGAGATCCTACTCGAACAGAGAATCGATCTTTCCAAATGTCTGGACGAACTTCTGGAAGACCTGAAAAACGGGGATAAATTCTACAAGGTTTATCGTCAGATGAAGATGTACAACGATCAAACTCTGAACCCTTCCCTCTATTCCAAAAAATCATGAACTTATTAGTCATGCGGTTTTCGGCCATGGGAGACGTAGCTCTTATGGCGCCCGCGATCATCGCGATCGCGGCCAAATACACGAACATCCAACTTACGATCGTTACACGGGGAAACTACGCTCCTTTCTTTTACAATATTCCGAACGTAAACGTGGTCGGATTCAACCTAAAACGTTATCGCGGAATCGCGGGCTTATACCGTCTCTTTAAAGAAATCAACAAACTCGGTCCTTACGAAAAGATCATCGATCTTCATTCTTCCGTTCGTTCTCGTTTGATTAGTCTTCTTTTTTCCATCCGCGGGATCGGAGTGTATCGAATCGTAAAGGGAAGAAAGGAAAAGCTCAGACAAATCCGCCAGAAGCGGAAGGTTCTCAACCCGCTTCCCCACACGGTCGATCGTTATCTCAAAGTTTTTGAAAACGCGGGTTATCCGGCTTCGGTGCGAAAAGGACCTTGGATCAACGTGGATCCCGAGTCCAAGATGTTCGCAAAAGAATTTTTCGAATCTCAGAATATTCAAAAAAAGGAAAGTCTTTACATCGGTTTCGCGCCGTTCGCGGGACACGCTCTCAAAGAATGGCCCCGTGAAAAAAGCAGAAATCTTCTCAAACTTCTTTTGGACGAATTTCCAGGCGTTAAGATTTTCTTGTTCGGTTCCAAGGAAGAATCTAAAATTCTCGCGGAATGGAGCCAAGGTTTTGAAAATTCTTTAAAGATCGTTTCGGGTGGAAAACTCGGAATCCGAGGCGAACTCGGGATCATGGAAAAGATGGACATCATGATCGGAATGGATTCGTCGAACGTGCATATCGCCGCTCTTTTAAAAAGACCCGTCATCGGAATTTACGGAACCACACATCCTTATTCCGGTTTTGCACCTTTTGGCCAAGAGGATTCGGGCGTATTACAAATCGATAATTTACCCTGCAGGCCCTGCAGTATTTACGGAAACACGACCTGTTACCGGAAAGACTTCGCTTGTATGGAATGGATTCAACCCGAAGACGTCATCAAAAGAATCCGGGTCGTTTACAATATCAATACTCTTTTTTGATCCGCGACGAAGTTTGCGACGCTTGCGGTTTTTTGCGACAAGACGTTAACCGTTAACGCAATCGTCTATTCGAAATATCGTAAGAACTGGTCCAAAGGATCGGGTAAAGAAAAGAGCATATTGATAAGCGTGTTTCTTTTCTTTTTATTCTTAACGCTCGCGACGGTTTTATAAACCTCTTCCATCTTATCCACACAGGCCATCATCTCGTGACCTTTGGAAATCTTGATCGATTCTTTGGAAAACTTTTCGTAAAGCGCCGGATCTTTTAAGATCGCGACCGCCTTCTCTGCGATTCCTTTTACATCGAACGGTTTCGCGATATACCCGTTTCTACCGTCGTGAATCAGTTCAGGAATCGCAAAAGAATCCACACCGACCGCGGGAAGACCGCAGGCGACCGATTCCAAAATCACAAGTCCTTGCGTTTCCATCGTGGATGCGGTTAAGAATAGATCGTATTTGGGATATTCTTCGGGGAGTTCCTCCCGTTTGATAAAACCGGTAAAGGTCACCGCGTTTTCCAAGCCCAGATTCTGAGCCTGGATCTTCAAAGAAGGAAGAGCAGGTCCGTCTCCGATGATGGTTAACGTAGAATCGGGAATCTCGTCGTGAATGAGTTTAAACGCGTTTAAGATGACGTCGCAGTTTTTTTCGTAAGAGATTCTCCCCACATGAAGAAGTTTCGGCGCGGCGGAAAGTTGTTTGATCGTTCCTTTGAAACTGGTAAGATCGAGGCCGTTCGAGATCACGGCGATTTTCGTTTTTAAGCCGAACTCGCGGAGTTGTTTTTCGATCAGGTGCGAAGGGGAAATGATCAGATCGCAACGTTCGTAGATATTGTTCGAAATCTTCAAGATGATCTTTTTTCGAATATTAAACTTATCGAATTTTTCGATCTTACTCAGATCCTTCATCTTCAGTTTTTTTTCGGATTTGCTTGCTCTTAAAAAAAGTTTATCGAGTTTTAAAAGTCTGTAAAAGGAAAGATACATGTCCTGCTCGGACATCAAAGTGTGATAGGTTCCTATGGTGGGAATCCCGTATTTTTCGGTCGCGTTGATTCCGTACAGACCGAGCAATCCCGGGGTATGAATGTGAACCAGATCCGGTTCGAATTCCTTGATGATTCTTTTGATTTTTGAGGGAGAAGGAAGCACGACCTTGATATCCGGATAACTCGGTAGATAACCGCTTCGAAATCTTTCGATTCGAATCGAATCTCCGATTTGATCAAAGTCTCCTTCTCCATATCGAGGACAACAGATCATAAACGTATGTCCTCTTTTTGCCAAGAGTTCCGCAAAATTTTTCATGGAAATCGCGACGCCGTCCACCTTAGGAAGAAAGGTATCGGAAAAATAAAGAATTCTCATCAAAGATCTCCTAATTCACGGACGCGCCGGAATCCTATCTTTCAAGTCGATTGAAAGAAAATATCGAATTTACAATTCCCAGGTTTTATAGAATCTGGGTTTCAATCGATTAGAGAAGATGCCCGAACGTCTTAGAAAAATCACTCTTTTTTTATTTTGCGCAAGCATTGTAACAATCGGTCTGTCCGTTTCCCTCAGCCAAGGTTTCTTGGTGCTCGCGTTTTTATTTTCCTTACCCACTTCGAAAACTTCCGGTTTTTGGAAAGAACCCGTAATCGTTCTTGGGGTTTTATTCTTCGGTTGGTATTTAGGGGATTTTTTCATCCACGCCTTCCGCGAGGAAAGTTTTCGGACCTACGCCAAAACGGCGTTTAACGCCGAACTCAAGGACATTTTCCTTTTCATCGGATTGATTCTCGCTTGGAATTTAAAAAAAGAAGAATTTCCGAAAGTCCTAAAAGCCCTTCATTTTCTTTTTTGGATTCTCCTCGTGACCGGCTTTATTTCAAGCTTTTCCCCCATTCGTCTTTCAAGACTGATCAGCGACTTGTATCGGGTTTCTCAAAATTGGAAGTTCACGCATCCGATGGGAAGCGTGGGCGGTTTGTCCTTATATCTTCCGATCGGACTCATGAACACGCATCTCACCTTCGGCGGTTTGTTACAATTTTTTTTCGTGGTCCCGGCGTTTCTCTTTTTGAAATCTTTCTTTGATCGGAATTTTAAAAAGGCGATTCTGCAAGGAATCGTTCTGCTCGTATTTCTTTACGTTGTCTTTTTGAACAACGCGCGTTCTTCCCTGTTAGGCGCGCTCTTTTCGTCCGCGACCGCGTTTCTTGTTTTGGGAATCGTTCGAAAAGAATTGCCTTCGGCGAAAATTCTTCTCTTTGTCCTGGGAACGCTCGCCATTCTTTTAATTTTAGGAATCGGACTTTCGTTTACGCAAGCGGGACAAAAAATCACCGAACCTCTTTTTGGAAAAGAAAAACATACCGATTCAGGAAGAACCTTTATCTGGGATTCCACGTTTCCGTTGATCGAAGAACATCCGATCACGGGTGTTGGTCCCGGAAATTACAATCGAGAAATCGAAAAGTCAAGAATCGAACATTCCGAAAAATACAGAGAACTTTATTACTTTTACGAAACGACTCAAAGAGGACATGCGCACAACGATTACTTTCACCTCTTTGCGGTTTTCGGTTTTCCGGCGATTTTTCTTTTTATTTCTTTCGGAACCGCCTTGTATCGGAAACTCATTTTGAACAAACTTCCGTATGAACAAGCCCTATATTTTTTCGGTTTATCCGGTTTTTTCGTTTCGGGTCTTTTTCAATGTTACTTCCAAGACGACGAAGTTGTGATTCTCTTTTGGATTCTCTGCGGACTTTTTCTGCGTCTTTCCAAAGAGGAAGAATCTCCTACTTCAACCTGATCTCGTTGCTTATCTTTTAGTAACGATAACAATAACTCCCGTGGTCCGCGCGATTTTGAATCGGAGTTCTTTCCGATTCGAAACGCAACGTCGGAGACGATTCGCTTTCCCGATACGAAAGAATCTCGTCGATCAGTTCCGAATACTCCATTCCTTTTTTTGAATATTCATGAAAACAAAACCCCAAATAAAAAGAATCATATTCCAAGAAGATCATTCCCTCCGTCGTATTCGGAATTACGGATAAAAGATTTCCGCTCGGATTCCATGAAATCGGATTCGGTCCGTTTCCTTTTTGATACAAAAGAACCGAACTCGGAAGCAAAACGTCGATGTTCGATAATTCTTTTGGAAAGAATAAATTTCCGGATTGAATCGAATAATACGAAGGAGAAAACAAATACAAGGGTTTCTTACGAAAGCCGCTTTGTTCTTTCGATTCTTCGTTTTGATTTCCGGAATACAAAACTTCCCCGTTTTTTGTCCGAACGGTTCCATTCTTTCTAAAGTTTTGCGTCTTAACCGGATGATTCGTTTTCTTCCCGGTAAACCCGCTACTCGTCGCCGTAAAGTCGGAAACGTTTTTACAAATTTCCCCGATCGAAAAAGAATATTCCAAAATCATTTTCCAAAACGCGATTCCGGATTCCAAATACAAAGAATCCTCCTTGGAAACATCGGATCTACAAAGGGTCTGTTCCTTGCCGTTCGGAATCGAATTCTCCGCATAACCGAAGTAAAACGGTCCTCGATTTTGCGAATTCGATTCTTCTTTTAAAAACGGATCCACACGAAACGGAATTGCGTTCGCTCGAACACGATCCCATTCTTTTCGATACGAATCTACGATCGACGCATCCGAGGTTCTAAATAGAATTTCCCGATTGTTGTCCCTGGCGCTGATGGAAAAGTTATACGAACCGGAAATCAAAGTCTTGTTGTCCACGATCATCGTCTTGTGATGCAAAAGACCGCCCTTGCCAAACGAATCGCTTGCAATCGTTTCCTCGTTTCCGTCCCCTGAAATTTCCGAACTCGGCAGTTTCAAAACTTTTGCGAGGTATTTCCCTTCCGCATCCACGGGAGAATCATACACGCCGCGCACATTTACACCTCTTCGATCCGCAAGCGACAAACGAGAAGTTAACACGGAATCAAAATGATCGAAGATCAAGTATCGAATCTCCTCGCGCGATTTATCCGTTTCCCGCAAAAGCAAATTTTGAATCAATCTTCCCTTTTCTGGCGCGATATAAAAATCAAAGGGTTCCAAATGCAAAGAAGCGATCCTCGGATCTTCTTCCAAAAAAGAATAAAAGTCGGAGACTTCGGAATCGAATAAGTCGAAAGAAACATAACCGTTCAAATCGTTTTCAAGTCCGTACCAGGTAAAATTTCCCGAACCCAAAAACACATGCTTTCGATCCACGATCAGTATTTTAGAATGTTGTAAACCCGATCGTTCCCACCTTCGAAACATTCCTAATCGGATCAACTCGTTCGGATAATCCTTTTCGGGATCTGCTACGATTCGTATCGAAACACCGCGTCGACCGGCGCGGGTCAAAGCATCCAGAATTTCCGGATCTTCGAAAGAATATACCCAAAGATCGATGGAAGCTTTCGAGTTCTCGATTGAGCGTAGAATCTTTTCGCGTACATTCCGTTTTTTGAAACTAGAAACATATCTTCCCGGATACGAAAAGAAGGTTTCCACATTTCGAAAACCGTTTTCATTCAACCAAAAAAGTTTCGAATCGTTTTCATTTGTGCAGGAAATTCCACAAACAAAAAGAAAAAGGATCGACAACGAAAAAGATAAAGAACTTCGGATCGAATTCATAAAACGACCCCCGCACCCAACTGAAAGAAAACTTCTTTCCTAGCCGTTTCCGAATCGCTCCAAGAACCTCCGAGACAAACCTTCCAGTACGAAAAGGAAAAACCGGGGCTTTCCGAAGGAAAATAAAACAAGGCTTGGATCATCGTTTCTTTCAAAGATTCTTTTCTAAATCCGTTTCGCGAAATCGTCAACGCACCCGAATTTCCTTCCAAGTCTTTGAGAAAAAAATACGAGGCGGCATAAAATCGAAAACGCATTAAGGATTTTTGATATTCTAAATTGACCCCGGCCCAAGCAGATTGTCGTTTTCCGCTTTGAAGCGAGGATTGTTTTTCCAAACCTCGATCCGTGATCCATGCGGACGGAAAAAAATCCAAACTCTGATTCGTGCTAAAAACCGGAGAAGGAGAAGAACCCATTCCGATAAAACCGAGTTCGAGAACCTCTCCGTTCTCGCTTCTTTTGTCGCGATTCGGTAAAAACCCGAAAATCTCGAACTTCCAAAGGTTCTTCGAAACGCCTAACGCAAGTAAAACGGCTTCTCCCGTTATCGGAATACTCGCGGCATTACGAACTCGATTCCAACCCGTTTTGTCCTGACCTCTCGCTAAAATTCCCGAGAAGGAACCGTACAACCAAGAGAACTTAGCATTCAGCTCCAAAGTGGAATGAATTAAATAATCCCGATCGCCCGAACTCACGGTATCGGTCTCCGCTACGAGATCGTTGGAAAATCTTCCCCAGTTTTGAAGATTGAGATATTGAAATCGAAAACCCAGATCCAAATAAGGAAGATCCAATCGATAACTTACGCCGCCTCGATAGCGATTTCGAAACGTCTTCGGAAAAGAATTTCTTGCCTCGATTTCTCCCGCAGAATCCAGCCCGGCCTTCTTCGTGTTTAGGATCGTATCCTTGAGAACGTTCTTCTCAAACAAAGAATAACCCGAATAAAAATCGAAAAGATCCACTCTCAATCGACCTTGTTTCTGAAAATCCGCTTTCAGAACGACTCCGTCGCTTCCGTCCAACCAATCTCGAAACGAAGACGTTTTTAAATCCTCTTGAACCCGTCCAAGGTAAAGAGAAACGTTTTCCTTTTTGAATTCGAAAAAAAGGTTCTTACCCGCAAAAAAAGTAACTTTGGATTCAGGCATCACGCTCAAATCCGCTTGCACCTTTGCGTTCAAACGGGGAGAACGAAACTCGTGATCGGCTTCCGAATGCAATAAGGAAGAATTCATTCTGGTTTCCCAATACGAACGATTCTCTTCTGCTTGAGACGATTGTGATCGTGATACGGTTTCCGTCTTTTCACTTGCACCCAATCCCCAACCCATCCAAGAAACTTGGGTCCACCCGTTCGAATTTTCGTTTGCGGAAAGCGGCAAACACATTAAAAATATAGAATATACGAAAATCCGTTTCATAGACTTCCTCGTTTCCGAACTTCGTAGTCGGATGCGGAATCTCCGTTTCGATTTTCCTTCAAAAGAATCAGGTCGTTCGTATCCGCATCGATCGTAAACGGAAACGGTGAGAATTGATTTCCGTAACTGTGAATATGAGTTACAACTCCGCGAATCTCTTGAAAAAGATCCAGACCTTCATTCTTTCCGATTCCGTTTCCGATCGTGGTCGTTTTATCGATGGTAAAGATCTTTCGAAATTCGGGCGTAGCGAAGGGAACCGATTCGTTTTTAAAATTCGGAGAAAGAACATAACCGCACTCGTTCGGATATAAAAACCTATCTCCGAAAATCCAAGCGATCGAACCCGAATTGGAAGCGGCCCAACCCTCGGGAAGATTCGCGCCGAAACGAAACGAATACTCGACGAGTTTATCCGATGCGGCGCTATCCCGGATTTCCAAACTCCGTATATCCGCCGTTTCGTTTCCCCGGTTGCAGATAAAAAACCATTCGTTTGCGGAAACCGTAGGATTCGGATAAATTCCCGAAATTAAAATCCCGGAAGATCCCGGAACGGAAACCAAATCTTCTCCTCCGATCGGAATCAAATAGGTCAAAGCCTCTTTTCGAATATTCAAAGAACTTAAAATTCCGGACCTCAACTCGTTCCAAAAGTTGAAAAACCGGGGAACGCTTGTGTGAACCGAAAAGTTCGGCAAGTAATTGTAAAGATCCACCGGATAAAGGTTCGAGTTCGAAGCGAAGGCAAACAGACCGATCTTCGGATTCAAAACGGAAGCGAAATCGTTCACCGATTCTTTATAGAAAAAAGGAAGACTTCGATTCTCCGAACCGGGACTTGCTTCCGTGCCGACACAGTTCGGTTTTCGTTCGGACAAATCGGAAAGCGCGCTGTTTTTCCAAACGCTCCTTCCCGAATTCGTTTTAAGCCGAGAAGCGGATCTGCGAATTTTCTGCGCGCTCGAACTGACTCCCATTCTTCCCTGAGAATCCCAACTCACCCAATCGCTCTGAAATTTTTGATCCGCAGATAGAATTCGAATCTTACCGGAGCTTCCAAGACTCAGTTCGGGAACGATCCAAACATCCGCATTCGGAAAACAAACGGACTTGCCTACGGAAAAAACATTCCAACCCGGATATAAGAACGTTAAGAATCTATAATTCTTGCTTCCGGAAAGAATCTCCACAATTTGCGAAGCGGCGATCGGCGATTCGATCTCCACAAACCGATCCCCGCTCACGGAAACAATCCCGTCATACGAACCCATCCATGAAATTTCTGAAATTTCCGCAACGTGCGTACGAAGAGAATCTTCTATATAAGTTCGTTTGCCCGGATTCATAAAGTGATTCGTCTGGATCGTAGGATTCAAAACGTCCGAAGAAACTTTTGGATGAGGTAAAAGCGTTCCGTTTTTGTATAAGAGAGAATGAATGGACGAGTCGCTTCGGGTGACAACGGGAATGAAATCGAACGTTTCGGAAAGAATCCTCGTTTTTCTTGCGGCCCGATCTTTCAACAAAACCGAATTTTTATATTCAAAATCCTTTAAGTCCGACAGAGATAGATTGATTTCCTCTCGTAGAAAATCCCGTTTTCCTAAGGTAAGAATTTCACCGGGTTTGAGAGTCGCCGTTCGCGTCCAAATCGGAATCTCTTTTCCGTCGCTTTCTAAAGAAAGAAAGTTCGGATTGCATTCGACGGTCGCCAAAGATTCCAAATCGATAAACTTTTGTTTTTCATCTAACTTGCCGGCCAGATTTAAACCGGTAAGATTGGATTCCTCGAGGATTATCTGATCCGCTTCGCAAAGGGGAAGGTTTACGTTCCGATTCTCCTTTGATTTTATATCTTCGCCTTCCTTCTTTCGATCCAAGGCTTCCTTCGCATCCAAAAATACGAAGCCCGGATCCATACAAAAGTTTTCCAAAGAAGAACCTAAGAATCGGGAACAAATCGAATAATAATCCCCGTTCGACGAATAGTATCGTTCTCCTTCCAGATAGGTTCGTTCTCTGTTTTCAAAAGAACGAACAACGTCTTTGCTTTGCAAA from Leptospira kmetyi serovar Malaysia str. Bejo-Iso9 harbors:
- a CDS encoding LIC11755 family lipoprotein; amino-acid sequence: MKLKTKFVQIAFPTILFITFNFCHGKGNPPFLAPITGPGEFKLFYEPAFTVGPEIPKEIRNEWSETNVRIRTAPGIVCLFSGTVSVYGISICFPDGNGNTELELRNILKFWNTNFDSRTEPTFFDFSSNGKALVQIRLNRDLLEDINEDWLVLSGSKELDRMLSKENFPFENKVSVNSENSFERPHSTNAFIGFSVLAKTGMLRILFSSFDFTNSLNTLVVEIPGDASILSEFFLEIQKRNLEMSALCKNDLPLFSETFGGSESSIGRFIEFHNPFPHPICFQDLVVETGSGSQSLGKGAQFLIPGETILKTEPGSPLPGTDLLAFPWSDLKKQGTWTLQSKDVVRSFENRERTYLEGERYYSSNGDYYSICSRFLGSSLENFCMDPGFVFLDAKEALDRKKEGEDIKSKENRNVNLPLCEADQIILEESNLTGLNLAGKLDEKQKFIDLESLATVECNPNFLSLESDGKEIPIWTRTATLKPGEILTLGKRDFLREEINLSLSDLKDFEYKNSVLLKDRAARKTRILSETFDFIPVVTRSDSSIHSLLYKNGTLLPHPKVSSDVLNPTIQTNHFMNPGKRTYIEDSLRTHVAEISEISWMGSYDGIVSVSGDRFVEIESPIAASQIVEILSGSKNYRFLTFLYPGWNVFSVGKSVCFPNADVWIVPELSLGSSGKIRILSADQKFQSDWVSWDSQGRMGVSSSAQKIRRSASRLKTNSGRSVWKNSALSDLSERKPNCVGTEASPGSENRSLPFFYKESVNDFASVLNPKIGLFAFASNSNLYPVDLYNYLPNFSVHTSVPRFFNFWNELRSGILSSLNIRKEALTYLIPIGGEDLVSVPGSSGILISGIYPNPTVSANEWFFICNRGNETADIRSLEIRDSAASDKLVEYSFRFGANLPEGWAASNSGSIAWIFGDRFLYPNECGYVLSPNFKNESVPFATPEFRKIFTIDKTTTIGNGIGKNEGLDLFQEIRGVVTHIHSYGNQFSPFPFTIDADTNDLILLKENRNGDSASDYEVRKRGSL